The DNA sequence tctttctttcctcttaatTTCCAGTTCAGCAAAGAGCTTCATTGTCTGTTTGTATACAGCTTGTTTGAACTGTAAAACACAAATCCAGTCTTAAAATAATGCATATCAACACAGTTAAAGTCTGTTTTACAGACGAATGtaagaagcaaagaaagcaaaccaTAGGTGCGCCCACATAACCTATATCTTGACctgacaacagcagcagcacacaggaagGTATAAACCACTGCTGATTAAATTCTGGCCCTGGCACCAGGAAACAACTAAATATTAATCTCACATTAGTCTCGTTTTAATTTGTATTCATGAAGCTGTGCCTAAAGAGAACTGTTCACTTCAAACCCTCTTGGGTTAAGTCTTGCATTGTTACATGTGACAAAAAAATGGTCACTGTTTTAGAGAGTAACTTTACAGCAGATCATCTTGATGTGTTGTAAAAACCTACCATTGGCTTCCCAGTAGGAAATCAATATGCTTAAACCAATCTTCATTACTAAAGAACAACAAGAATAGGATGGTTATGGGGTTACTGTGGTGATACTGACAGATAAAAATcactttccatgaaaaaaaagggTGATGAGACTAATGGAGTCAATGTTTAGCAATCACCTATCATTGTTACAGCCTCTCATATCGCTGGACTTCTCCAGACTAGAACCCAGGTAAGAAGAACTGAGTTATGCCATGCCCTTTCTAATACAAGTGGTTTGTTGCAGAACAGCACATCTGTCCTTCAGTGCTATatgaaagaaacagacaaaacagCTCTCAATAAAAAACATCACAAGCTCATTTTAGCCGTGCTGCAGTGAGTGCTTGCTACACGTGCCTCCGCCAGTAGCAGGAATGCCACAGTTCCAGCAGTCAGAAGacaacaagaaattaaattcaaaaaaCAGTGCATGATGCACAAGCAATGAAGACTTGCTTTGAGAAAAGAACAGGGTATTTTGATCTATATAATCTCACAATATATTTACTCTTTACACTACGGTGAAACTATTTTCCAAAGTACACAGGTATCACCTGACACATGATACTCTACAGTGGCTAAGCAGAATTTGTTCTTCTGTAAATATAAGGGTTTACAACATTAACAAGTCTAATAAATACTTCTGCATTGGTTTTGAATCTTAATTCctcaaaacacattttgtacTTCCCAGTTTCTCTGAATATAGTATGACTTACAACTTCAGGATCATCCTCCTCTACAGTGGGAGGTTTTCCATccttcttcagctgcttctttttttctttcacctaaagattaagaacaaaaataagagCCTTAAAAATTTTATAGGGCTTACATAATTGTATCCAAGTAGTTCTGCATTCCTATTCTAATGTGTAGAAAGAACTCTGCTCTTGACTGGATCGATGTTTTATTTTACACCAAACCCTCCGAGGCCCAGATAAATACATACAAGATTACTATCACGTGAActgtaataattaaaaatactgtgatgGATTCTATTCCTTCAACATAATccgttttggttttttgaaggATGTATTCTTATTCAATATACACCATCCAAACCAGCAGGAAGTTTACTTTGCTTCTTGATATTCAAGTGACTAACAACAAACAGAACATCAAGCGTTCCTTGTGTTAAGAGTATCTGAGTTCTCCTGTATCATCTGCTTCCTCaagctttctgtgttttaatcCACCCACATTACTATAACTTCTTGGCCAATGCAATCCAAGGTCCTTTTCTTATCTTACAGGTCAATATCCCCCAAACTTCCCAGTCTCCTGCTGTCACCACCTATTCTCTTCCACCTACACATATCTGAACTGCATCATTCATTCacagacttggaaaaaaatatttaggtcAGATCATGTAGTCTGACCTGATTATTTCAAGTACTGAATTTCACTGAATTATCTTGCACTGAGCTCAACAGCAGTCCTGGACACACCAGACTTGtttctgctgtgaagagctTGGTGCCCACCTGCACAGTACCATTATGGGGTTTGCTCAGTTTAGTGACAAACATGAGGCAAGCGtaccaaaaagcaaaatatgaatGATTACCACTCACCCCCAACTCTGGACGTTCCCATAGAATACTTACAGTGTGTTCCACATATTCTTTTCCTGCCTGTATCACATCCAAGGCTCTCTTCTTTTGCTCCTGATCTAGCAGCAGCTTGTAAGCTTTATCTACAGCTAACAAAAAGCATCAATATTAATAGCACCAGTAGTCATGTTCACAAGGCATCACAAGACTGCTACTTGTCAGCATTACTAATTTGTCTTCTAGAATTTGTAGAGGTCATTTGTTCGgcagtgggttttgtttgggttttttttattaaatacttcTAGGAAAGTGGTAACATGCATAGTTAAATGAGTTTCGGGGTACAGTAATGGCAGGAACTGTATGATACCTTCTGGAGGGAGCAGGTGAAAGCATCAGTCCTACTGGGCATGAGATGAGTTTAAGGTGCAGAACACCTTACTGTGATGCAAAACACACACCTAAAACCATCACTCTACTCCTGTCCTATAGTCTTTGACTAAAATCTAATGCACAGATTAAACAGTTTTTGTTGAACAATCCCAAAACCCCATGAAGATGTCTGTCCCTGTTGTGACATGATAATGCCATTGTTGCCACCTAGTGCCACCTGCTGAAATGCCACTGtctcacacagctgctgctaccacagctgcttctgccacAGCTAAAGCACCTCTGCAGCAACCCTTCTGTCCCCTCCACCCTAATGAACATTTAAACCAGCACTAGAAAAGCCGCAACTACTAACCCAAAGCAGCCCAGAGAAAGAGCATTACCTTCAAACGCTTTCTGGGCTCTATCTGCATCATCTTGGTTTTTGTCTGGGTGCACCAATATTGACAGCTGCAAGAGAAAGGATCTTGCTATCAAGATCATGGTGAAAGATGAAGAGTATTTTGGAGATTTTTGAGAGAAGGGAAATAGCATCAGACAGAAAGAATCCAAAGAGATCACATTCCTTTGTACGTGGAAAAACCAGCTGACAACATGCAGAAGTATGTGCCAGTACAAGTCGATAGAACAAACAATCCCTGTAACAAACAGGCTGTCcaagaaaagctgcagcttgtgATGTGTGGAACAATTTAAACACCCCTCAACTACAGTGCCTGGGCTGATATGAACACCTTGGTCATTGAAGATTTGTATCCTTGGTCTTGACAAGaaacagacataaaaaaatcatCCTCAACCAAAGTCTCTCAAGAAGTTCTCCAGCATCCCCAAGGCTGTCCAAATACCAAACTATTTAAGAGTGGTCATTTTTCCTCAGGCTACTTTACTGAAAGTTAAGAAAACTCCTACCTGTACTCTACCTGGCAGAGACAGGACACGGATCACTACCATCCTGAGGGGAACTTTAACTGGGCTGGAAACCACATGTCCCCACATTCCTCTTTCAGAACGTTATTTCAAACTTTCCCCATACggcttctttttttattttttttccagaccttttatttttgccattgCCATTGCCATTGCCATTACGGAGCAGCAACTGAAACCACACAGTGCTGAAGTCTACAAAATAACTACTTTTGGAACTCTACAGGTGCCAGTTTGTAGCTCCCAAGAAAAGGTTTGCCTTCAGTCCTGAACAGATTTACTTCAGccagtgtctttttttccctttgttggCTATTCCACATTCTGCACTTAAGTGTTTGATTTCTGCAATGCGAAATTCCatgcacatttttcatttcattaccTTGAATTCAAATCATCTCCCCATAGCATTTTACCAGCCCAAAGCAGAGAACATCCCACTTTACTGTCTTGCAGAACTGAGAAGTCAGCAATAGACCAAGAAGTTATCCTCCCACTTCCCACATACAGGAGTAGCCCAtatcctgctcctctgccacccAGCATCTTCCTGTCTAAAGGCACCCAATGCTATTAATTCAGATGGAGGCTGCAGCCTCCCAAATACTGTTTCTTTGCTGTGCACTGATTAAACTCAAAATTTTTCCTGCAGGTCTGTCAGCAGAGGGAGGCTGGGGTAATGCTTCCTGTGTTGCAGACCGGCCAGTAAGCAGGGCTGCTACTTTTCCAGGTAACCAAGCCACTAAAAGTGACCACAGAAATTCTTAAAGAAACCTCAGAGAAAATATACTTTTGGATCCAAGTCCATATATTTgataaaaacagtttttgaTCTTCTTTTTGAACTCAGGCTCAAGAGGCTGATTATACATGGCTCTATCAGTTTGCAATAGCCCCATCACACATGGCACAGGCAAAGCAGCCTATCATGCATGGACTGGggacactgctgcagctctcctctTGTTGATACAAGCACCGTTCTATGAATTTCTGCCAAAAATAGACACCCCTCTACCTAGATACAGCTTTACTACCATTTTTCTTGTGCCCACACCCAGCGCACAATCTCTACAGCACTTGTAGTTCCCTTCCACGGACTTTGAGTGCAAAAGCTGAATACCTGTCGGAAtcttttctttatctcttcatCTGTGGCTTCGGGATCCATTTGCAGCACCTAAAGGAGACCATGAAAGCACAGCACGTTTGATGCTATTCTCCACGTTTCAGGTTCCTGTCAGCAAGCTCTAACACTCTcatgaggagtggctgaagttactgggtttgttcagcctgaacaagaggaggctgagcagaGAAGTCATTACACTCTTACACATCCTTCCAAGGGGCAGCTCAAGGGCAGGTCCCAGtctcttcactctcatgacATGACAAAACTGCATGAAactgagtcaggggaggtttaggttgggtatcaggaaaaggttcttccccgAGAGCATGTTGTGGCACTGaccaggctctccagggaatggtcacagccccaatGCTGCCAGAactccaggagcatttggacaacgctcCCAGGGATGCGCAGGGTGGGACTGTTGGGTgtttgtgcagggccaggatttggactggatgatcctgatgggtGCCTTTCAATTCAGCATATTCTACAATTCTGTAACACCGGCACACACCAGAAAGCTTGCCCCACAATGACATGAATTTTCACCcagtaaaacagaaacatttcacaCGTTTGTGACACTACTTTTAGCAATGCCAGATTCCTCTGGCTATGCCAGTGTCCTTTCTACGTTCAAGTCTTGTGTAAACAGCTACAATCCATAAACCGGTCTGAACTTTTGACCCATCCCGTAGCAATGCTCAGtctgacagaaacaaaagcatatGGTGGTTTGGGGACAATGTCAGATCATTCATAACTTAGAACTTTGGGCAGGAAATATACTACTTTATatgaatttattcattttatcattttaaaagaagacagTAGAGTTTTACTGTTTGGTTTCCATGAGTGACATCACTTGTTTACTGATCTTTACAGATGCGGCAAAGTTTAGGAACTCTTTCATGAATTAATTTACTGAACAGAAGATTTAAGCAACAAGTGAGCAGATGCATGCAGTCTGACTCTAAgaatctgtaaataaaaaacacTCTCCCACAGAAAAGCTACAGTCTACTCTGAAATGGCTTTCTTAATTTACACTTCAAGTCAAGTACTAAGACCTATACAAAACTGAATGCTGTCAAAGTGAATCTGCTGACTCATCTGGCTGACCAGCCCTGAATTGGGACTACAAAAAGCACCTGAGGCttgaaaaaggcagagaagatgACATCAGGAAGGAATACGCTCAGGGAAAGCCAACTCCAGATGAACACCAGATTGCTTATTTACCGTCTTCCTCAGGCTTTCCTACCCATTAAGACTTTATAACTGACTGCAACTTGCAGTCACTTATAACCAGAATCAAACACTGTAAAGTGCAAGGGGATTATCCATTACCCAATGGCTCCTCAGAGACTACTCACTGGTGTGACCACTGAGAGACTGTTTCTTACTCTATGCAGTATACAAGTTCAGTGGGATGAAcacccaaaataaaacacagaactAGAAATGCTGAATTAAGAGAGCTATGACCAGAACCTGCCAAGCTGCCACCTCCAGCTACTACCTTCCCATTCAGAAAGTACTCAGCCAAATCTTCCAGTGCTGTTGTATGAGGGAAATGTGACAATATATAGTTTGTGCTGCCATCAAACAGTGAGAAAGATAGTGAACACATATACACCATCCTGCTATCTTCTGCAAACCTTCTGCACAGTAATCTGTACATGAAgaattcctttctttccttgtcttgTCTTTTACTGGAATAAATACTCAGGAAATCAGGAAGTTCATACACCAATTTAGAAAGGAGGATAGAATGTTCAAACAAACCTCAAAAGGGTTCAAGTTGAAATACGAAGATCCAGGTCGGGTCAGCCGGTCAATTTGGTTTTTTGATGTTAAAACAGAGTCTCGTTTTTCAATTTGCTTTACCTGAAGAACAAGAGAGACCTGTATTAACTGACCATCACAACACTCTTACCTGTTTTATCCATGTTGTCAGTATACCAGTCATCCTTGTCCTGGACTACAATCATAATACCTCTTGCTTACCCCAAGCCTGTAGTTACTTTACTCAGGCACTAGAAGGCCATATTTTTTAGCCTTTCCTACAGcacaacagtatttttaacatCATGTTTTAACTATAAGAAACACTGTAGAGCAGTTTTGCCTGTTTCTTCTAAGGCTTGCTTTACAGTTTTGTGCCTTCCCCATTCCCCATGCA is a window from the Corvus cornix cornix isolate S_Up_H32 chromosome 23, ASM73873v5, whole genome shotgun sequence genome containing:
- the DNAJC8 gene encoding dnaJ homolog subfamily C member 8; translation: MAAAAAAGPGAGAAEDAFLTFYNEVKQIEKRDSVLTSKNQIDRLTRPGSSYFNLNPFEVLQMDPEATDEEIKKRFRQLSILVHPDKNQDDADRAQKAFEAVDKAYKLLLDQEQKKRALDVIQAGKEYVEHTVKEKKKQLKKDGKPPTVEEDDPEVFKQAVYKQTMKLFAELEIKRKEREAKEMHERKRQREEEIEAQEKAKREREWQKNFEESRDGRVDSWRNFQANTKGKKEKKNRTFLRPPKVKMEQRE